One genomic segment of Paenibacillus xylanexedens includes these proteins:
- a CDS encoding alpha-L-fucosidase, translating to MDKNEYLQQIEATIESGKFKDNWSSLSAFQVPEWYPKAKFGIFIHWGLYSVPAYDSEWYSRNMYIQGTKAYEHHLEVYGPHKDFGYKDFIPMFRAEKFDADEWATLFKQAGARYVMPVAEHHDGFQMYKSSISHYNTYEMGPKRDLLGEMKVAYEKQGLTLCVSSHRAEHWFFMSHGKEFDSDIKEPLERGDFYWPAMPEPKDHFDLYDSPPTEEYLEDWLIRCCELVDQYQPKVFYFDWWIQTVAFKPYLKKFAAYYYNKGEEWGVPVAINYKHEAYMFGSAVPDVERGQFAELKPYFWQTDTAVAKNSWCYTENNNYKTAEEIIRDLVDIVSKNGNLLLNIGPKADGSIPDEDRDILLSIGKWLEVNGEAIYDTSFWRTFGEGPTEVKEGQFTDGDTKIFTSEDIRFTLKDSSLYATVLAYPDNGVIHIKSLKKDSHHYQGVIQDIQVLGYEEKPQWERTADALTITTTTVKSNAPIVFKIKLD from the coding sequence ATGGACAAAAACGAATATTTGCAACAGATTGAAGCAACGATTGAGAGTGGTAAATTCAAGGACAACTGGAGTTCGCTTAGCGCCTTCCAAGTTCCTGAATGGTACCCAAAAGCGAAATTCGGCATATTCATTCACTGGGGGCTATATTCTGTACCGGCCTATGATAGCGAATGGTATTCGCGAAATATGTACATACAAGGCACCAAAGCTTATGAACATCACCTCGAGGTGTATGGACCTCATAAGGACTTTGGATATAAAGACTTCATTCCGATGTTTCGTGCAGAGAAGTTCGATGCAGACGAATGGGCAACGTTATTCAAACAGGCTGGAGCCAGATATGTTATGCCTGTGGCTGAGCACCATGATGGTTTTCAGATGTACAAAAGCTCTATCTCTCACTATAACACATATGAAATGGGCCCCAAACGGGATCTTCTGGGCGAGATGAAGGTTGCATACGAGAAGCAGGGGCTGACCTTATGTGTGTCGTCTCACCGCGCCGAGCACTGGTTCTTCATGTCTCACGGGAAGGAGTTTGATTCAGATATTAAGGAACCCCTGGAGCGTGGGGATTTCTATTGGCCTGCCATGCCTGAACCCAAGGATCACTTCGACTTGTATGACTCACCTCCAACCGAGGAGTATCTGGAGGACTGGTTGATTCGCTGCTGTGAACTGGTCGATCAATACCAGCCAAAGGTCTTTTATTTCGATTGGTGGATTCAAACGGTTGCGTTCAAACCCTATCTTAAAAAATTTGCTGCCTATTATTATAACAAAGGCGAAGAATGGGGCGTGCCTGTAGCTATCAATTATAAACATGAGGCCTACATGTTTGGTAGTGCCGTTCCGGATGTGGAGCGGGGACAGTTCGCTGAGCTTAAGCCCTATTTTTGGCAAACGGATACAGCTGTCGCTAAAAACTCATGGTGTTACACGGAAAATAATAACTATAAAACGGCTGAGGAGATCATTCGGGATCTTGTCGATATTGTAAGCAAAAACGGAAATTTGCTGCTGAACATTGGACCCAAAGCAGACGGCAGTATACCGGATGAAGATCGGGACATTTTGCTGAGCATTGGCAAGTGGCTGGAAGTGAATGGGGAAGCGATCTATGACACGTCATTCTGGCGCACGTTTGGCGAGGGTCCGACAGAGGTGAAGGAAGGGCAATTCACCGATGGGGATACGAAGATATTTACGAGTGAAGATATACGGTTTACGTTAAAAGATAGCAGTCTTTATGCCACGGTTCTTGCCTATCCAGATAACGGGGTGATTCACATTAAATCCCTGAAGAAAGATTCTCATCATTATCAAGGCGTTATTCAAGACATTCAGGTACTTGGTTACGAGGAAAAACCGCAATGGGAGAGAACAGCTGACGCACTGACGATCACAACGACAACTGTGAAAAGTAATGCGCCTATTGTTTTCAAAATTAAATTGGACTAA
- a CDS encoding carbohydrate deacetylase, whose product MSRQVIINADDFGLSPAINEGIIKAYQAGGITSTSMMVNMPGFEHAVCSARSLPELGIGLHFNLTYGYPVSDPGSIPTLVNPDGSFHNGNSALVRDPADITKELNAQWNRFIATSRYPAHLDSHHLLHQNDPTIYQIMVEKAIRENVPLRRSQIVHSIPNGPTPRMTGTILLDTYGDNEGLQRLLHHLVSLPEGITEIVCHPGYVDDVLRGISEWTDIRERELSVFMNAEIPRTMQALNILPISYTAMKNLPEELCELPTPPSVSQPNNKKISRYIPHSEVKRKRKTHRLIKKRGTKSRPSTARTRKRV is encoded by the coding sequence ATGAGCAGGCAAGTCATTATTAATGCGGACGACTTCGGACTCTCGCCTGCCATTAACGAGGGGATTATAAAAGCCTATCAAGCAGGGGGAATTACGAGCACTTCGATGATGGTCAATATGCCAGGCTTCGAGCATGCAGTGTGTTCTGCCCGGTCACTACCGGAACTTGGAATCGGTTTACATTTCAATCTCACTTATGGGTACCCTGTTTCCGATCCGGGTAGCATACCTACTCTAGTGAACCCTGATGGTTCTTTTCATAACGGGAATAGTGCATTAGTACGAGATCCCGCTGATATTACCAAAGAACTTAATGCACAATGGAATCGGTTCATAGCAACCTCCCGATATCCTGCACATTTGGATTCACATCACTTGTTACATCAGAACGATCCCACGATATATCAGATTATGGTGGAGAAAGCCATTCGGGAGAACGTTCCTCTTCGTAGATCTCAGATCGTTCATTCCATCCCCAATGGGCCCACACCCCGAATGACCGGGACGATTCTGTTGGATACTTATGGAGACAACGAGGGTTTACAGCGACTGCTTCATCATTTGGTTTCTCTACCTGAGGGAATCACCGAGATTGTATGTCACCCTGGCTATGTAGACGACGTTCTGCGTGGAATTTCAGAATGGACGGATATTCGGGAACGCGAACTTTCCGTGTTCATGAATGCGGAAATTCCCCGAACAATGCAGGCGTTGAATATCTTGCCCATCAGCTACACAGCGATGAAGAACTTACCGGAGGAATTATGTGAATTGCCTACACCTCCATCAGTATCGCAACCTAATAATAAGAAAATTTCCCGTTACATCCCGCATAGTGAAGTTAAGCGCAAACGGAAGACACATCGATTAATCAAAAAACGAGGTACCAAGTCTCGCCCATCAACAGCTCGAACCCGAAAACGAGTATAA
- a CDS encoding exosporium glycoprotein BclB-related protein, with the protein MKPKKRIRYGWSGFKKKKAEDCDHPQEQHKEHHHEHHHNHHNHHHNNHHHKCFDKEAELLLKLIGELKGAIVQVFANPSPHNVSLLIEVLRKLLALVHHSDLKKGTKADLEAILELTIVSAEAVPFSPISVGTNLQQLLDVLLSVILQGNIDSTEKDQLVILIRATELAITTGLRNIGSQGPAGPAGPAGPQGVPGPQGPAGAAGSQGGVGPAGTPGAAGAQGPAGATGVTGATGATGVTGSTGAVGAAGVTGATGDPGLTGATGAVGNTGAAGLAGVTGATGATGDPGLAGATGVTGAGATGVTGTTGLTGVTGTTGLTGVTGTTGLTGVTGTTGLTGVTGATGLTGVTGVTGLTGVTGATGSGAIIPFASGGPAILTTIAGGLVGTTSLIGFGSSATGVSILGGTIDLTGTIVGPLINFAFSVPRDGVITSIAAYFSTTAALALVGSTVTITAQLFSSPTPDNAFTAVPGAVVTLAPPLTGIIALGSISNGITTGLTIPVTAQTRLLLVFSATAAGLTLVNTVVGYASGGVNIT; encoded by the coding sequence ATGAAACCAAAGAAACGCATTAGATATGGATGGAGCGGATTTAAGAAAAAAAAAGCTGAGGACTGTGACCATCCCCAAGAGCAGCACAAAGAACACCATCACGAGCACCATCATAACCACCACAATCATCACCACAATAACCACCATCATAAGTGTTTTGATAAAGAAGCCGAATTGCTTCTCAAATTAATTGGTGAGTTGAAGGGAGCAATTGTACAGGTTTTTGCGAATCCCTCGCCTCACAATGTTTCACTTCTGATTGAGGTACTGCGTAAATTACTGGCTCTGGTTCATCATTCGGATTTGAAAAAGGGAACCAAGGCAGATCTCGAAGCGATCTTGGAGCTTACCATTGTATCTGCAGAGGCCGTTCCATTTTCTCCGATCAGTGTGGGAACCAATTTACAGCAATTGCTGGATGTGCTCCTATCTGTCATTTTACAGGGGAATATCGATTCGACTGAGAAAGATCAACTGGTCATTTTGATCCGGGCGACGGAATTGGCTATCACAACAGGGCTTAGAAACATAGGGAGTCAAGGTCCGGCAGGACCTGCAGGACCAGCGGGTCCTCAGGGCGTACCTGGTCCACAAGGCCCGGCTGGCGCTGCTGGTTCTCAGGGTGGTGTAGGTCCAGCTGGTACACCGGGAGCTGCTGGTGCCCAGGGACCAGCAGGTGCGACAGGTGTTACTGGCGCAACAGGAGCGACAGGCGTAACGGGGAGCACAGGAGCCGTTGGGGCAGCGGGCGTTACAGGAGCAACGGGCGATCCGGGTTTAACTGGAGCCACCGGAGCCGTAGGGAATACGGGTGCAGCTGGACTTGCGGGAGTCACCGGGGCTACCGGGGCAACGGGTGACCCTGGTTTGGCTGGAGCGACGGGTGTGACAGGGGCCGGAGCTACTGGTGTGACAGGAACGACAGGTCTCACAGGTGTGACAGGAACGACAGGTCTCACGGGTGTGACAGGAACGACAGGTCTCACGGGTGTGACAGGAACGACAGGTCTCACGGGTGTGACAGGGGCTACAGGTCTCACGGGTGTGACAGGGGTTACAGGTCTCACGGGTGTTACTGGAGCTACGGGTTCTGGCGCCATTATACCGTTTGCTTCTGGCGGACCTGCCATATTGACAACCATTGCTGGTGGACTGGTAGGAACCACAAGTCTCATTGGTTTCGGAAGCTCGGCAACCGGAGTCAGCATTCTGGGTGGCACGATTGATTTAACGGGGACGATTGTCGGACCACTCATTAACTTTGCGTTCTCTGTCCCACGGGATGGCGTTATAACTTCGATTGCTGCCTATTTCAGTACCACAGCAGCCTTGGCCTTGGTTGGTTCAACGGTGACCATCACTGCGCAATTATTCAGTTCACCTACTCCTGATAATGCATTTACTGCGGTTCCGGGGGCGGTTGTTACATTGGCACCTCCACTCACCGGTATTATTGCATTGGGTAGTATCTCCAATGGCATAACAACCGGATTGACTATACCTGTGACTGCACAGACACGTCTGCTGCTGGTGTTCTCGGCAACGGCAGCCGGACTCACACTTGTGAATACGGTTGTCGGGTATGCAAGTGGCGGCGTGAACATTACATGA